A single window of Uloborus diversus isolate 005 chromosome 5, Udiv.v.3.1, whole genome shotgun sequence DNA harbors:
- the LOC129222395 gene encoding LOW QUALITY PROTEIN: UBX domain-containing protein 7-like (The sequence of the model RefSeq protein was modified relative to this genomic sequence to represent the inferred CDS: deleted 1 base in 1 codon) codes for MMASTSEPRTQENSALVEQFCSITGATKEKAQKMLEVCTWNLEMAINMHVDFDYQENDCIETDDPVKIPPENDPAVRPPIPQSRGVLVEDDIGFHYGLRGRKRRPHSVFDGFRDFQAEAQLHDYTDANSGESSETFKKKRTLEDLFRPPLDIMHRGTFETAREVGQVSNRWLMVNIQDSREFSCQVLSRDVWSNQEVKRIISKHFVFWQVYSDSIDGQRYMQFYKPVEFPYVAMIDPRTGEKLTVWQNIDATSICDLIAAFLKENNSPNGSSAGISSKFSLLDQTEEYQIKAALEASLKESAKENADENDSDLETFDSDSENTSGKVSKIAISNSDHSNDAIDVVGFSESNDKDNELSQSSWKDFLGSDDDPKTELVLRFPDGKKEQITWPCSTKVKALMIFINELGYDNEKYELVTNFPRRNLCQLDQSKTLKEVDLFPREMVFVQLKS; via the exons ATGATGGCATCCACATCAGAACCTCGTACTCAAGAAAACTCAGCACTGGTTGAACAATTTTGCTCCATTACTGGTGCTACTAAAGAAAAAGCTCAAAAAATGTTAGAAGTGTGTACTTGGAATCTTGAAATGGCTATTAACATGCATGTTGATTTTGACTATCAGGAAAATGACTGTATTGAAACAGATGATCCTGTAAAAATTCCGCCAGAAAATGATCCTGCAGTTCGCCCTCCAATTCCACAATCAAGAGGCGTTTTAGTAGAAGATGACATAGGCTTCCATTACGGTTTAAGAGGTAGGAAAAGAAGACCTCATTCAGTTTTTGATGGCTTTAGAGATTTTCAAGCAGAAGCACAGCTGCATGATTATACAGATGCAAACAGTGGTGAAAGCagcgaaacatttaaaaaaaagagaactttagAAGATCTTTTTCGACCGCCTTTGGATATTATGCATCGAGGAACATTCGAAACGGCTCGGGAAGTTGGTCAGGTGTCAAATCGATGGTTGATGGTTAATATACAAGATTCTCGCGAGTTTTCCTGCCAAGTTTTG AGTCGTGACGTTTGGAGCAATCAGGAAGTGAAAAGAATTATTTCGAAGCATTTTGTGTTCTGGCAAGTGTACAGTGACAGCATTGATGGTCAACGATATATGCAATTCTATAAACCTGTTGAATTTCCTTATGTTGCTATGATTGACCCTCGAACTGGCGAAAAACTCACTGTGTGGCAAAATATAGATGCTACTTCAATCTGCGATCTTATAGCtgcatttttgaaggaaaacaattCTCCGAATGGATCATCAGCAGGCATTTCTTCTAAATTTAGCCTTTTAGATCAAACCGAGGAGTATCAAATCAAAGCTGCCTTAGAAGCATCCTTAAAGGAATCTGCTAAAGAAAATGCGGATGAGAATGACAGCGATCTCGAAACCTTCGATTCCGATTCAGAAAACACCAGTGGAAAGGTGTCTAAGATAGCCATTTCCAATTCTGATCATTCTAATGATGCCATTGACGTCGTAGGGTTTTCAGAAAGTAATGACAAAGATAACGAACTTTCACAAAGCTCGTGGAAAGATTTCTTAGGCAGTGATGATGATCCTAAGACGGAACTGGTTCTTAGATTTCCAGATggaaaaaaggaacaaattacGTGGCCCTGTTCTACCAAGGTGAAAGCTCTTATGATATTCATCAACGAATTAGGTTATGACAATGAGAAATATGAATTAGTTACAAATTTTCCCAGGAGAAACTTGTGCCAACTTGACCAatctaaaactttgaaagaaGTTGATCTTTTCCCCCGAGAAATGGTCTTTGTACAGCTAAAGTCATAG